Proteins from a single region of Bradyrhizobium diazoefficiens:
- a CDS encoding LysM peptidoglycan-binding domain-containing protein, with product MIDLRRLVVLAAIALLALNPVMAAASPAKPKPAATRAVAPPPPAPPAEPLPPPKIYLFRGAMGPIFSTGMDRLAEKLTAAGFSADVYEFTLCRLIGNRAISSYKESPAPIVLIGHSMGGLCSVLISEMAAKENVPISLVITIDPAHATDDVPLNVERFINIFLSDSVLGGGNVVAVPGYRGHYASYDLKENGRVSHINIEKSDDIHRQIVDMVTQLPRIQAAQTEADAVPLRYLVPGDTLVELWDSGVRMPVRRGDTMESIAAANRVPLWSLAQSNSLPENATLTPGQSIVVPRHLTPPDAAAAAVMAMPPAAAPSGRKR from the coding sequence ATGATCGATTTGAGGCGGCTAGTCGTGCTGGCAGCGATCGCGCTGCTCGCCTTGAATCCCGTCATGGCCGCGGCCTCGCCTGCCAAGCCGAAGCCCGCTGCGACTCGGGCCGTCGCGCCGCCGCCTCCCGCGCCGCCTGCTGAGCCACTGCCGCCGCCGAAGATCTACCTGTTCCGCGGCGCCATGGGGCCGATCTTCTCGACCGGGATGGATCGGCTCGCCGAGAAGCTGACGGCGGCGGGCTTCTCCGCCGACGTCTATGAGTTCACTTTGTGCCGGCTGATCGGCAACCGCGCCATCTCCAGCTACAAGGAGAGCCCGGCGCCGATCGTGCTGATCGGCCATTCCATGGGCGGGCTGTGCTCGGTTCTCATCTCCGAGATGGCGGCCAAGGAGAACGTCCCGATCAGCCTCGTCATTACCATCGATCCCGCCCATGCGACCGATGACGTGCCGCTCAATGTCGAGCGCTTCATCAACATCTTCCTGTCCGACAGCGTGCTCGGCGGCGGCAACGTCGTGGCGGTGCCCGGCTATCGCGGCCACTATGCGAGCTACGACCTCAAGGAAAATGGCCGCGTCTCGCACATCAACATCGAGAAATCGGACGACATCCACCGCCAGATCGTCGACATGGTGACGCAGTTGCCGCGCATCCAGGCGGCGCAGACCGAGGCCGATGCGGTGCCGCTGCGCTATCTGGTTCCCGGAGACACGCTGGTCGAATTGTGGGACAGTGGCGTGCGCATGCCGGTCCGCCGCGGCGACACCATGGAGAGCATCGCCGCTGCCAACCGGGTGCCGCTGTGGTCGCTCGCGCAGAGCAACTCGCTGCCGGAGAACGCGACGCTCACGCCCGGCCAGTCCATCGTCGTCCCGCGCCACCTGACGCCGCCGGACGCCGCGGCAGCCGCCGTGATGGCAATGCCGCCGGCGGCGGCACCTTCGGGGCGGAAGAGGTAG
- a CDS encoding ABATE domain-containing protein, with the protein MFVADSLGLDFLNSIATPADTPVDWINDGDGLIDWLAQAKLVPPDELDAMKARALPGELDKVADQARTLREWFRGFVVEHAGRPLSPNALHELGPLNSLLKRDEAFRQIVPRHGEGGDGLALQRMRRWRSPESLLLPVGEALAKFVCDEDFSCVKACEGHNCTMLFADHTRRRARRWCAMAICGNRAKQAAHRSRLKSRL; encoded by the coding sequence ATGTTCGTCGCCGATTCGCTCGGCCTCGATTTCCTCAACTCGATCGCGACGCCGGCCGATACGCCCGTCGATTGGATCAATGATGGCGATGGCCTGATCGACTGGCTGGCCCAAGCGAAGCTCGTTCCGCCTGACGAGCTTGACGCGATGAAAGCGCGCGCCTTGCCGGGCGAGCTCGATAAGGTCGCGGATCAGGCCCGCACCTTGCGCGAATGGTTTCGCGGTTTCGTCGTGGAGCATGCAGGGCGGCCGCTCAGCCCGAACGCGCTGCACGAGCTCGGTCCGCTGAACAGCCTTCTGAAACGCGATGAGGCCTTCCGTCAGATCGTGCCACGGCACGGCGAGGGCGGTGACGGCCTCGCGCTGCAAAGGATGCGGCGCTGGCGGTCTCCCGAATCCCTGCTGCTGCCGGTCGGTGAAGCGCTGGCGAAATTCGTCTGCGACGAGGACTTTTCGTGTGTGAAGGCATGCGAGGGACATAACTGCACAATGCTGTTCGCCGATCACACCCGCAGGCGCGCGCGGCGATGGTGCGCCATGGCGATCTGCGGCAACCGCGCCAAGCAGGCCGCGCATCGCAGCAGACTCAAGAGCAGGCTGTGA
- a CDS encoding alpha/beta hydrolase, producing MAKSGLTVVLVHSAWADGSSWARVITALEDRGIKTRAAPLPLTSLADDVAALNRSLDRTEGPVVLAGHAYAGAVIALARSDRVKALVYVAALAANEGEKVADVFYRLPPHPLAPNLAPDHNGLIWLPEDAFAAAFAPNASAEDHTVLAAVQRSISLDCITVPAGRPLWKDIPSWYLIAEQDRMIVPETQRFMADRMKANIRTLAVDHTPSVTAPAAVADIIRDAVHAVSDH from the coding sequence ATGGCCAAGAGCGGTTTGACCGTAGTCCTTGTCCACAGCGCGTGGGCGGATGGGTCGAGTTGGGCGCGTGTCATCACGGCGCTCGAAGACCGGGGGATCAAGACGCGAGCGGCACCGCTGCCGTTGACCTCGCTCGCCGACGATGTCGCAGCTCTCAACCGCAGCCTCGATCGTACCGAAGGGCCGGTCGTGCTTGCCGGACACGCCTATGCCGGCGCCGTCATTGCGCTTGCGCGTTCTGACCGCGTGAAGGCGCTGGTCTATGTCGCAGCCCTCGCGGCCAATGAGGGTGAGAAGGTTGCGGATGTGTTTTACCGCCTGCCCCCGCATCCGCTGGCGCCGAACCTGGCCCCCGATCACAATGGCCTGATCTGGTTGCCTGAGGATGCCTTTGCAGCGGCATTTGCGCCGAACGCCTCAGCGGAGGATCACACCGTACTCGCAGCCGTGCAGCGGTCGATTTCGCTCGACTGCATCACCGTGCCGGCCGGACGTCCGCTCTGGAAGGATATTCCGAGCTGGTACCTGATTGCCGAGCAGGATCGCATGATCGTGCCGGAGACGCAGCGTTTCATGGCGGACCGCATGAAAGCGAACATCCGCACGCTCGCCGTCGATCACACGCCCAGCGTCACTGCGCCAGCGGCTGTTGCGGACATCATTCGCGACGCAGTCCACGCCGTGAGCGATCATTAG
- a CDS encoding alpha/beta hydrolase has protein sequence MTSTRYRTADADGFKVFYREAGPTDAPKLLLLHGFPSAGHMFRDLIPLLADRFHIVAPDLPGFGQSDMPSRDSFRYTFDNIAQVIERFTEVIGFDRFAVYVFDYGAPTGFRLALRHPERVTALISQNGNAYEDGLSDGWTPIKAYWQDPSPANREGLRGLLTPETTRWQYTHGAPDPTRVSPDGQNLDNFYLARPGSHDVQLDLFGDYKSNVALYPSFQDYFRTHRPPFLAVWGKNDPFFIPPGAEAFKRDNPNAVVQFFDTGHFALETHAREIADSIRDFLGKLEVKSA, from the coding sequence ATGACCTCCACCAGATATCGCACGGCCGACGCCGACGGCTTCAAGGTGTTCTATCGCGAGGCCGGCCCCACCGACGCACCAAAGCTTTTGCTGCTGCACGGCTTCCCGAGCGCGGGCCATATGTTCCGTGACCTGATCCCGCTGCTTGCAGACAGGTTTCACATCGTGGCCCCGGACCTGCCCGGCTTCGGCCAGTCCGACATGCCTTCACGGGACAGCTTCCGCTACACGTTCGACAATATCGCGCAGGTGATCGAGCGCTTCACCGAAGTGATCGGCTTCGACCGCTTTGCGGTCTACGTTTTCGACTACGGCGCGCCGACCGGCTTCCGGCTGGCGCTGCGCCATCCCGAGCGGGTCACGGCGCTCATCTCGCAGAACGGCAACGCCTATGAGGACGGCCTCAGCGACGGCTGGACTCCGATCAAGGCCTATTGGCAGGATCCCTCGCCCGCCAACCGCGAGGGGCTGCGCGGCTTGCTCACGCCGGAGACGACGCGCTGGCAGTACACCCATGGCGCGCCCGATCCGACGAGGGTATCGCCGGACGGCCAGAACCTCGACAATTTCTATCTCGCGCGCCCCGGCTCGCACGACGTGCAGCTCGACCTGTTCGGCGACTACAAGAGCAATGTCGCGCTCTATCCCTCATTCCAGGACTATTTCCGCACCCACAGGCCACCGTTCCTCGCGGTCTGGGGCAAGAACGATCCGTTCTTCATTCCGCCCGGCGCCGAGGCGTTCAAGCGCGACAATCCCAACGCCGTGGTGCAGTTCTTCGACACGGGTCACTTCGCGCTGGAAACGCATGCGCGGGAGATCGCGGACAGCATCCGCGATTTCCTCGGCAAGCTCGAGGTGAAATCGGCGTGA
- a CDS encoding TMEM175 family protein: MALARRTPERLSAFSDGVFAVLITVLVLELRPPEIPTLAALLALWPTWLSYAVSYVFIAIVWANHHHLMRYASEATPRLMWFNFAHLFSVSLLPLSTAWMAVSELAPQPVAFYAAVFFLVNATYVALIWDLVGRAPDGDIPLRERRIMRTRSIITLVIFAIAAGVALRFPLAGLVMCCCCLIVYLKPEAPGSENEA; encoded by the coding sequence ATGGCCCTCGCGAGACGGACTCCGGAACGGCTCAGCGCATTCTCGGACGGCGTGTTCGCCGTCCTGATCACGGTACTTGTGCTGGAGCTTCGGCCGCCTGAAATCCCGACCTTGGCGGCATTGCTGGCGCTGTGGCCGACCTGGCTCTCCTACGCGGTGAGCTATGTCTTCATCGCGATCGTCTGGGCCAACCATCACCATCTGATGCGCTATGCCAGCGAAGCGACGCCGCGGCTGATGTGGTTCAACTTCGCGCATTTGTTCTCGGTATCGCTGCTGCCGCTCTCCACCGCTTGGATGGCCGTGAGCGAGCTCGCACCGCAGCCAGTCGCCTTCTACGCCGCGGTGTTCTTCCTGGTGAACGCGACCTATGTCGCCTTGATCTGGGATCTGGTCGGACGGGCGCCGGACGGCGACATCCCACTGCGAGAACGCAGGATCATGCGCACCCGCTCGATCATCACGCTCGTGATCTTCGCGATCGCAGCCGGCGTGGCCTTGAGATTCCCCTTGGCCGGACTTGTGATGTGTTGCTGCTGCCTGATCGTCTATCTGAAGCCGGAAGCGCCGGGCAGCGAGAACGAGGCATAA
- a CDS encoding ABC transporter ATP-binding protein, whose product MSSIISVANLSKTYGSGFKALKNVNLDIKRGEIFALLGPNGAGKTTLISIICGIANPSEGKVLVGGEDIQRSYRKVRSLIGLVPQELHTDAFESVWATVSFSRGLFGKPKNPAHVEKVLKDLSLWDKKDNKIITLSGGMKRRVMIAKALSHEPQILFLDEPTAGVDVELRKGMWEVVRTLQQSGVTIILTTHYIEEAEEMADRIGVINKGEIVLVEDKATLMQKLGKKRLTLHLQGKLNALPESLAHYKLDLCDSGATLVYDYDTKGDRTGITSLLSDLRTAGIRFNDLDTIQSSLEDIFVDLVRTS is encoded by the coding sequence ATGTCCTCCATCATTTCCGTCGCCAATTTGTCGAAGACCTATGGGTCCGGCTTCAAGGCGCTCAAGAACGTCAATCTCGATATCAAGCGCGGCGAGATCTTTGCGCTGCTCGGCCCCAATGGCGCCGGCAAGACCACGCTGATCTCGATCATCTGCGGCATCGCCAATCCCAGCGAGGGCAAGGTCCTCGTCGGCGGCGAGGACATTCAAAGGTCTTATCGCAAGGTACGCTCGCTGATCGGCCTTGTGCCGCAGGAATTGCACACCGACGCCTTCGAGAGCGTGTGGGCGACGGTGAGCTTCTCCCGCGGCCTGTTCGGCAAGCCGAAGAACCCTGCCCACGTCGAGAAGGTCCTGAAAGACTTGTCGCTCTGGGACAAGAAGGACAACAAGATCATCACGCTCTCAGGCGGCATGAAGCGCCGCGTGATGATCGCCAAGGCACTCTCGCACGAGCCGCAGATCCTGTTCCTGGACGAGCCGACCGCCGGCGTCGACGTCGAGCTGCGCAAAGGTATGTGGGAGGTGGTGCGCACGTTGCAGCAATCCGGCGTCACCATCATCCTCACCACGCACTACATCGAGGAAGCCGAGGAGATGGCCGACCGCATCGGCGTCATCAACAAGGGCGAGATCGTGCTGGTCGAGGACAAGGCGACCTTGATGCAGAAGCTCGGCAAGAAGCGGCTGACGCTGCATTTGCAGGGCAAACTGAACGCGCTGCCGGAAAGTCTGGCGCACTACAAGCTCGACCTCTGCGACAGCGGCGCGACGCTGGTCTACGACTACGACACCAAGGGCGATCGTACCGGCATCACCAGCCTGCTCAGCGACCTGCGCACCGCCGGCATCCGCTTCAACGATCTCGACACGATCCAATCGTCGCTCGAAGACATCTTCGTCGACCTCGTGAGGACGTCATGA
- a CDS encoding ABC transporter permease, whose protein sequence is MNHRAIRAIYLFEMARTWRTLLQSIVSPVVSTSLYFVVFGAAIGSRISQVEGVSYGTFIVPGLIMLSVLTQSIANASFGIYFPKFTGTIYEILSAPISYFEIVLGYVGAAATKSIILGLIILATAGLFVPLHIHHPVWMLAFLVLTAVTFSLFGFIIGIWADGFEKLQMIPMLVVTPLTFLGGSFYSIDMLPPTWRTVALLNPVVYLISGFRWSFYEIADVSVSVSIGMTVAFLAICLALIWWIFRTGYRLKN, encoded by the coding sequence ATGAATCACCGCGCCATTCGTGCCATCTACCTGTTCGAAATGGCGCGCACCTGGCGCACGCTGCTGCAAAGCATCGTCTCGCCGGTGGTTTCGACCTCACTCTATTTCGTGGTGTTCGGTGCCGCGATCGGCTCGCGCATCAGCCAGGTCGAGGGCGTCAGCTACGGCACCTTCATCGTGCCGGGCCTGATCATGCTCTCAGTGCTGACGCAGAGCATCGCCAACGCTTCGTTCGGCATCTATTTCCCGAAATTCACCGGCACGATCTACGAGATCCTGTCGGCGCCGATCTCGTATTTCGAGATCGTGCTCGGCTATGTCGGCGCGGCCGCGACCAAGTCGATCATTTTGGGCCTGATCATCCTCGCCACCGCCGGCCTGTTCGTGCCGCTGCACATCCATCATCCGGTCTGGATGCTGGCCTTCCTGGTTCTGACAGCGGTGACGTTCAGCCTGTTCGGCTTCATCATCGGCATCTGGGCCGATGGCTTCGAGAAGCTGCAGATGATTCCGATGCTGGTGGTGACGCCACTGACCTTCCTCGGCGGCAGCTTCTATTCCATCGACATGCTGCCGCCGACCTGGCGCACGGTCGCGCTGCTCAATCCGGTCGTCTACCTGATCTCCGGCTTCCGCTGGAGCTTTTACGAGATCGCCGACGTCAGCGTGTCCGTTAGCATCGGCATGACGGTGGCGTTCCTGGCGATCTGCCTGGCCTTGATCTGGTGGATTTTCCGGACGGGGTATCGGCTGAAGAATTGA
- a CDS encoding L,D-transpeptidase has protein sequence MRSFFIAFTTLMLVSAGTAQAKVDITIDKNNQQMTVAVDGVTRYHWPVSTGIPSRETPSGSFRAFRMEEDHYSKEFDDAPMPHSIFFTKIGHAIHGTDSVGRLGTPASHGCVRLSRQNASTLYALVQEQGVLNTTVTLTGSAQVALARNPRGRNNNTVARAQQPAEEQYATSGDPVSLTPPAQPARRYMPQDDNYIYPADGSDTGARYPAPRPIARPYGTQVYQQLPQPQPSYGYDPAYGQQGYYQQQQQPRQYYQPRNYYYQN, from the coding sequence ATGCGTTCATTTTTTATCGCTTTCACTACGCTGATGCTTGTGAGCGCGGGCACCGCGCAGGCCAAGGTCGACATCACCATCGATAAGAACAATCAGCAGATGACTGTCGCGGTCGACGGCGTCACGCGCTACCACTGGCCGGTGTCGACCGGCATTCCCTCGCGCGAAACGCCGAGCGGCTCCTTCCGCGCCTTCCGCATGGAAGAGGACCACTACTCCAAGGAATTCGACGACGCGCCGATGCCGCACTCGATCTTCTTCACCAAGATCGGGCACGCCATCCACGGCACCGACTCGGTCGGACGACTGGGCACGCCTGCCTCGCATGGCTGCGTGCGGCTGTCGCGCCAGAACGCCTCGACGCTCTACGCGCTGGTGCAGGAGCAGGGTGTGCTCAACACCACGGTGACGCTGACCGGCTCGGCGCAGGTCGCGCTGGCCCGCAACCCGCGCGGCCGCAACAACAATACGGTGGCCCGCGCCCAGCAGCCGGCCGAGGAGCAGTACGCGACCTCAGGCGATCCGGTGAGTCTGACGCCGCCGGCGCAGCCCGCGCGCCGCTATATGCCGCAGGACGACAACTACATCTATCCCGCCGACGGCAGCGATACCGGCGCACGCTATCCGGCGCCGCGCCCGATCGCCCGTCCCTATGGCACGCAGGTCTACCAGCAGCTGCCGCAACCGCAGCCGAGCTACGGCTACGACCCGGCGTATGGGCAGCAGGGCTACTACCAGCAGCAGCAGCAACCCCGGCAGTATTATCAGCCGCGCAATTATTACTACCAGAATTGA
- a CDS encoding fused MFS/spermidine synthase encodes MDSIVQPATEQPSSSRNRLLLTVYTAAIFVSALLLFSVQPLFTKMVLPRLGGSPAVWSVAMVFFQSLLLAGYAYAHLLMQIKSRVVPVVVHLVLLIAAFVTLPLGIASGYGEPPASGYAFWLLGLFVMSIGLPFFALAANNPLLQAWFVRTRHPEGHDPYFLYASSNIGSFLALLSYPFLLEPMFTLHTQNRLWTGGYGLLILLIAACGVLLLRSPKLAVADARIEDANAPAPTLVTRLRWIFLAAVPSGLLIAVTAHISTDVAAAPLLWVLPLSLYLLTWVLVFQSRPLLPHKWMLRLQPVAIAGVIFLLAFGGEQNLLLTLGGHQLCFFIIAIACHGELARTRPAAKYLTGFYVALSFGGMIGGLFAGLLAPFTFSWIAEYPILIALAALCRPSANERFAGLVKWYWLALAVLAAALVTPSYMAGDGSTWFEDHRVWVAGAVGVVAALLALAFNAGRWKIFATVALALALTRIYPADEGRVTTVRSFFGVHKIVVTPGGYFHVLMHGTTIHGAERFRNNDGTPVTGRPEPITYYHKDGGIGQAITAIRERKGAPLKVAAIGVGSGTLACAAEPGESWTFFEIDQSMVDAARDPKNFRYISSCLPDLKPVIGDARLTFAREPDGVYDLIIVDAYSSDAIPIHLATEEAMKIYKDKLAPHGAVVMHVSNRHLDLEPVVVGIADANDLKSWVYDEDSGRDTDYIFATDVVISAREADDVGKLASSKQWEETDADEKVRVWTDDYSNILGALYRRLRFGEQ; translated from the coding sequence ATGGATTCGATCGTGCAACCCGCCACGGAGCAGCCGTCCTCGTCGCGCAACCGGCTGCTGCTGACGGTCTATACCGCCGCGATCTTCGTCAGTGCGCTCCTGCTGTTCTCGGTGCAGCCGCTGTTCACGAAAATGGTGCTGCCGCGGCTCGGCGGCTCGCCGGCGGTGTGGTCGGTGGCGATGGTGTTCTTCCAGTCGCTGCTGCTTGCCGGCTACGCCTACGCGCACCTCCTCATGCAGATCAAAAGCCGCGTGGTGCCGGTCGTGGTGCATCTGGTGCTGCTGATCGCGGCTTTCGTCACGCTGCCGCTCGGCATCGCCAGCGGCTATGGCGAGCCGCCGGCGTCCGGCTATGCGTTCTGGCTGCTCGGCCTGTTCGTGATGTCGATTGGCCTGCCGTTCTTCGCGCTCGCCGCCAACAATCCGCTGTTGCAGGCCTGGTTCGTCCGCACCCGCCATCCCGAAGGCCACGATCCGTACTTCCTCTATGCATCCTCCAACATCGGCAGCTTCCTCGCGCTGTTGTCCTATCCGTTCCTGCTGGAGCCGATGTTCACGCTGCACACGCAGAACCGGCTCTGGACCGGCGGCTATGGCCTTTTGATCCTGCTGATCGCCGCTTGCGGCGTGCTGCTATTGCGCTCGCCGAAACTGGCCGTGGCGGACGCGCGGATCGAGGACGCAAACGCGCCGGCGCCGACCCTGGTGACGCGGCTGCGCTGGATCTTTCTCGCCGCGGTGCCGTCCGGCCTGCTGATCGCGGTCACCGCGCATATCTCGACCGACGTTGCGGCGGCGCCGCTGCTATGGGTGCTGCCGCTGTCGCTATATCTCCTGACCTGGGTGTTGGTGTTCCAGTCGCGGCCGCTGCTGCCGCACAAATGGATGCTAAGGCTTCAGCCGGTCGCGATCGCGGGCGTCATCTTTCTGCTCGCCTTCGGCGGCGAGCAGAATTTGCTGCTCACGCTCGGCGGCCATCAACTCTGCTTCTTCATCATCGCCATAGCCTGCCATGGCGAATTGGCGCGCACCCGCCCGGCCGCAAAATATCTCACCGGGTTCTATGTCGCGCTGTCGTTCGGCGGCATGATCGGCGGCCTTTTTGCCGGCCTCCTCGCGCCCTTCACCTTCTCCTGGATCGCCGAATATCCGATCCTGATCGCGCTCGCGGCGCTATGCCGGCCGTCGGCGAACGAACGTTTTGCTGGGCTCGTGAAATGGTACTGGCTGGCGCTTGCCGTGCTCGCGGCGGCGCTGGTTACACCGTCTTACATGGCGGGGGACGGCTCGACCTGGTTCGAGGATCACCGCGTCTGGGTCGCCGGCGCCGTCGGCGTGGTTGCAGCGCTGCTGGCGCTCGCGTTCAACGCCGGCCGCTGGAAGATCTTTGCCACTGTCGCGCTGGCGCTCGCTTTGACGCGGATCTATCCGGCCGACGAGGGCCGCGTCACCACCGTGCGCAGCTTCTTCGGCGTGCACAAGATCGTGGTGACGCCGGGAGGCTATTTCCACGTGCTGATGCACGGCACCACCATTCACGGCGCCGAGCGCTTCCGCAACAATGACGGCACGCCCGTGACCGGCCGGCCCGAGCCGATCACCTATTATCACAAGGACGGCGGCATCGGTCAGGCCATCACCGCGATCCGCGAGCGCAAGGGTGCGCCGTTGAAGGTCGCGGCGATCGGTGTCGGATCGGGCACGCTCGCCTGTGCCGCCGAGCCCGGCGAGAGCTGGACATTCTTCGAGATCGATCAGTCTATGGTCGATGCCGCACGTGACCCGAAGAATTTCCGTTATATATCGAGCTGCCTGCCGGACCTGAAGCCGGTGATCGGGGACGCGCGCCTCACCTTCGCCAGGGAGCCGGACGGCGTCTACGACCTCATCATCGTCGATGCCTATTCGTCGGATGCGATCCCGATTCATCTGGCGACCGAGGAGGCGATGAAGATTTACAAGGATAAGCTCGCCCCGCATGGCGCCGTGGTGATGCACGTTTCCAACCGGCATCTCGATCTGGAACCCGTCGTGGTCGGTATTGCCGATGCCAACGATCTGAAGAGCTGGGTCTACGACGAGGATTCGGGCCGCGACACCGATTACATCTTCGCGACCGACGTCGTGATCTCCGCGCGCGAGGCGGATGATGTCGGCAAGCTCGCCTCCTCCAAGCAGTGGGAGGAGACCGACGCCGACGAGAAGGTGCGGGTCTGGACCGACGACTATTCCAACATCCTCGGCGCGCTGTACCGGCGCTTGCGATTCGGCGAGCAGTAG
- a CDS encoding NAD(P)/FAD-dependent oxidoreductase, translated as MTETDVVIIGAGHNGLTCAAYLAMAGLRVHVVERRKVVGGAAVTEEFHPGFRNSVAAYTVSLLNPQVVRDLGLAEQGLRVVERRAQNFLPAPDGTYLLTGEGRTKASVAQLSARDADALDGFSRELEDIADVLRQFVLRAPPNLVDGFGTAAIREAVNAFQSANILRGLTLEQSRSLLDLFTRSAGEMLDERFEHDLVKALFGFDAIVGNYASPYAAGSAYVMLHHAFGEVNGKKGVWGHAIGGMGAITQAMARAARARGVTIDLDAAVREVIVERDRAVGVVLENGTTIRAKYVAANVNPKLLYTQLIAADALPQDFLARIRHWKNGSGTFRMNVALDRLPSFMALPGDGDHLTSGIILAPSLGYMDSAYLDARAQGWSRQPIVEMLVPSTLDDTLAPAGQHVASLFCQHVAPDLPDGKSWDDHREEVADLMIATVDSYAPGFGKSVLGRQILSPLDLERQFGLLGGDIFHGALTLNQLFSARPMLGHADYRGPLRGLYHCGSGAHPGGGVTGAPGHNAAQAILRDHRGLFASRG; from the coding sequence ATGACCGAAACCGACGTCGTCATCATCGGCGCTGGCCACAACGGCCTCACCTGCGCGGCCTATCTCGCCATGGCGGGGTTGCGCGTGCATGTGGTCGAACGCCGCAAGGTGGTCGGCGGAGCCGCGGTCACCGAGGAGTTTCATCCGGGCTTCCGCAACTCGGTCGCGGCCTACACCGTCAGCCTGCTCAACCCGCAGGTCGTCCGCGACCTCGGACTTGCCGAGCAGGGCCTGCGCGTGGTCGAGCGGCGTGCGCAGAATTTCCTGCCTGCGCCTGACGGCACCTATCTCCTCACCGGCGAGGGCCGGACCAAGGCATCTGTCGCGCAGCTCAGCGCGCGCGATGCCGACGCGCTCGACGGGTTTTCGCGCGAGCTCGAAGACATCGCGGACGTGCTGCGGCAATTCGTGCTGCGCGCACCGCCGAACCTCGTCGACGGCTTTGGCACGGCAGCGATCCGCGAAGCGGTGAACGCGTTTCAGAGCGCCAACATCTTGCGCGGACTGACACTGGAGCAAAGCCGCAGCCTGCTCGATCTCTTCACCCGTTCGGCCGGCGAGATGCTGGACGAGCGGTTCGAGCACGATCTCGTCAAGGCGCTGTTCGGCTTCGATGCCATCGTCGGCAATTATGCGAGCCCCTACGCCGCCGGCTCCGCCTATGTGATGCTGCATCACGCCTTTGGCGAGGTGAACGGCAAGAAGGGCGTCTGGGGCCACGCCATCGGCGGCATGGGCGCGATCACGCAGGCGATGGCGCGCGCCGCGCGGGCCCGCGGCGTCACGATCGACCTTGATGCCGCCGTGCGTGAGGTGATCGTCGAACGCGATCGCGCGGTCGGCGTGGTGCTGGAGAACGGCACGACCATTCGCGCAAAATATGTCGCCGCCAACGTCAATCCAAAGCTGCTCTACACGCAGCTGATCGCTGCGGATGCCCTGCCCCAGGATTTCCTTGCCCGCATTCGCCACTGGAAGAACGGCTCCGGCACCTTCCGCATGAACGTGGCGCTGGACCGCCTGCCCTCATTCATGGCGCTACCGGGTGACGGCGATCACCTCACCTCCGGCATCATCCTGGCGCCGAGCCTCGGCTACATGGACAGTGCCTATCTCGATGCGCGTGCGCAGGGCTGGAGCCGTCAGCCGATCGTCGAGATGCTGGTCCCCTCGACGCTCGACGACACGCTCGCGCCTGCGGGGCAGCACGTCGCGAGCCTGTTCTGCCAGCACGTCGCGCCCGATCTGCCCGACGGCAAGTCCTGGGACGACCATCGCGAGGAAGTCGCCGATCTCATGATCGCGACGGTGGACAGCTACGCGCCGGGTTTTGGGAAAAGCGTGCTTGGCCGCCAGATCCTCTCGCCGCTCGATCTCGAGCGGCAGTTCGGCCTACTCGGTGGCGACATCTTCCACGGCGCGCTGACGCTGAACCAGCTGTTCTCGGCGCGGCCGATGCTGGGCCATGCCGATTATCGCGGACCCCTGAGGGGCCTCTACCATTGCGGCTCCGGCGCGCACCCCGGCGGCGGTGTCACCGGCGCCCCCGGCCACAACGCAGCGCAGGCGATCCTGAGAGATCACCGGGGCCTGTTCGCAAGCCGTGGATAG
- a CDS encoding Flp family type IVb pilin, with product MKRMVSKFWSDESGATAIEYGLIAAGIALAIITVVNSLGSTMNDKFGSISSSLK from the coding sequence TTGAAGCGCATGGTTTCGAAGTTCTGGTCCGACGAGTCGGGCGCGACCGCAATCGAATACGGCCTGATCGCAGCCGGTATCGCGCTGGCGATCATCACCGTGGTGAACAGCCTTGGCAGCACCATGAACGACAAGTTTGGTTCGATTAGCAGCTCCTTGAAGTAA